The following are encoded in a window of Leptodactylus fuscus isolate aLepFus1 unplaced genomic scaffold, aLepFus1.hap2 HAP2_SCAFFOLD_1150, whole genome shotgun sequence genomic DNA:
- the LOC142186765 gene encoding uncharacterized protein LOC142186765 isoform X1: protein MIHEQKILELTNKMLELLTGEVPIRCQDVAVYFSMEEWEYLEGDEDRYKEVMMEDPRPPRTSHDGSSRRNPPERCPLSPLYSQDCLEENVPDSQQDEDLMDIQVEVKEEAEEETDSWTDRQYGAIARNQGEDVTDIKAEAEEERMRGHHLCKREVEEEIPGGVTTENNSKNLEENFMLSVNYKVEDEDMVYTHNVHPGRHSTDPSYNASNHEEPSDPSRIVTTSTSQKEGERFHWEDRKEFNQSSDLLTQRRFYLGNEPYSCLEHGEYFNDKSNFVTYERSHTEEKSFICPECGKCFSNKSNLAKHEKIHTGEKPYSCSECEKSFISKAKLSYHQRSHTGEKPYSCAECGKCFINKSNLITHQKIHTGEKPYSCSECEKCFVSKAKLHGHQRSHTGEKPFSCSECGKCFVSKAKLRDHQRSHTGEKPYSCSECGKCFKDKSTLVQHEGIHTGEKPYSCLECGKCFLKKEHFVVHQRIHTGEKPYSCSECAKSFTDKSSYVRHKQIHTRDQTYSCSECGKSFMNKDNLIRHQRSHTGEKPYSCSECAKSFTDKSNYIRHKRIHTGEKPYSCSECGKSFMNKENLIRHQRIHIGEKPYSCSECGKYFTDESSLIRHQRNHTREKLYSCSECSKCFMKKSAFVVHQRIHTGEKPYICAECEKRFSNKSSLIRHQRIHTGEKPYSCTECGKCFISKSKFNDHQRSHMGEYMENITNEQCLFG from the exons atgatacatgagcagaagattctagaactcaccaacaagatgctggagctgctgactggagag gttcctataaggtgtcaggatgtcgctgtctatttctccatggaggagtgggagtatttagaaggagacgaggatcggtacaaggaggtgatgatggaggacccccggcccccccggacatcacatg atggatccagtaggagaaatccccccgagagatgtcccctgagtcctctgtattcccaggactgcctggaggagaatgtcccagacagtcagcag GATGAAGATCTGATGGATATTCAGGTTgaggttaaagaagaagcagaagaggagacggattcctggactgatcggcagt atggagccattgccagaaatcagggagaagatgtgactgatattaaagcggaggctgaagaagagaggatgaggggccatcacctgtgtaagagggaagtggaggaggagattccaggaggtgttaccacag AAAATAATAGTAAGAACCTTGAAGAAAACTTCATGTTGTCAGTAAACTATAAAGTAGAAGATGAAGATATGGTATACACCCAtaatgtacatccaggacgtcacagtacagatccatcatataacGCTTCGAATCATGAGGAACCTTCGGACCCATCACGGATTGTGACCACAAGTACCAGCCAGAAAGAGGGGGAAAGGTTTCATTGGGAAGATAGAAAAGAGTTTAATCAGAGCTCAGATCTTCTTACACAGAGAAGATTTTACCTAGGAAAtgagccatattcatgtttagaaCATGGAGAATATTTCAATGATAAATCAAATTTTGTTACATATGAGAGAAGTCACACTGAAGAGAAGTCATTtatatgtccagaatgtgggaaatgttttagcaatAAATCAAATCTTGCAAAACatgaaaaaattcacacaggagagaagccgtattcatgttcagaatgtgagaaatcttTTATATCGAAAGCCAAACTAAGTtatcatcagagaagtcacacaggagagaagccatattcatgtgcagaatgtgggaaatgttttatcaatAAATCAAATCTTATTACACATCAGAaaatccacacaggagagaaaccatattcatgttcagaatgtgaaaaatgttttgtttctaAAGCCAAACTTCATGGTCATCaaagaagtcacacaggggagaagccattttcttgttcagaatgtgggaaatgttttgtttCTAAAGCCAAACTTCGTgatcatcagagaagtcacacaggagagaagccgtattcatgttcagaatgtgggaaatgttttaaagatAAATCAACTCTGGTTCAACATGagggaattcacacaggagagaagccttattcatgtttagaatgtggtaAGTGTTTTCTGAAAAAAGAGCATTTTGTTGTACATCAAAGGATTCATACGGGAGAGAAGCCGtactcatgttcagaatgtgcgaAAAGTTTTACAGACAAATCAAGTTATGTAAGACATAAGCAAATTCACACAAGAGACCAGACATATTCATGCTCTGAATGTGGCAAGAGTTTTATGAATAAAGACAATCTAAttagacatcagagaagtcacacgggagagaagccgtattcatgttcagaatgtgcgaAAAGTTTTACAGACAAATCAAATTATATAAGACATAagcgaattcacacaggagagaagccatattcatgctctgaATGTGGCAAGAGTTTTATGAATAAAGAAAATCtaattagacatcagagaattcacattggagaaaagccatattcatgttcagaatgtggtaaaTATTTTACAGATGAATCAAGTCTTATTAGACATCAAAGAAATCATACGAGAGAAAAGCTgtattcatgttcagagtgtAGTAAATGTTTCATGAAAAAAAGCGCTTTTGTTGTCCATCAGAGAATCCATACTGGAGAAaagccatatatatgtgcagaatgCGAGAAACGTTTTTCAAATAAATCAAGTCtcattagacatcagagaattcacacaggagagaagccatattcatgtacagagtgtgggaaatgttttatttcaaAATCCAAATTTAATgatcatcagagaagtcacatggGGGAGTATATGGAAAATATCACCAATGAGCAGTGTCTTTTTGGCTGA
- the LOC142186765 gene encoding uncharacterized protein LOC142186765 isoform X2, whose protein sequence is MIHEQKILELTNKMLELLTGEVPIRCQDVAVYFSMEEWEYLEGDEDRYKEVMMEDPRPPRTSHDGSSRRNPPERCPLSPLYSQDCLEENVPDSQQGEDVTDIKAEAEEERMRGHHLCKREVEEEIPGGVTTENNSKNLEENFMLSVNYKVEDEDMVYTHNVHPGRHSTDPSYNASNHEEPSDPSRIVTTSTSQKEGERFHWEDRKEFNQSSDLLTQRRFYLGNEPYSCLEHGEYFNDKSNFVTYERSHTEEKSFICPECGKCFSNKSNLAKHEKIHTGEKPYSCSECEKSFISKAKLSYHQRSHTGEKPYSCAECGKCFINKSNLITHQKIHTGEKPYSCSECEKCFVSKAKLHGHQRSHTGEKPFSCSECGKCFVSKAKLRDHQRSHTGEKPYSCSECGKCFKDKSTLVQHEGIHTGEKPYSCLECGKCFLKKEHFVVHQRIHTGEKPYSCSECAKSFTDKSSYVRHKQIHTRDQTYSCSECGKSFMNKDNLIRHQRSHTGEKPYSCSECAKSFTDKSNYIRHKRIHTGEKPYSCSECGKSFMNKENLIRHQRIHIGEKPYSCSECGKYFTDESSLIRHQRNHTREKLYSCSECSKCFMKKSAFVVHQRIHTGEKPYICAECEKRFSNKSSLIRHQRIHTGEKPYSCTECGKCFISKSKFNDHQRSHMGEYMENITNEQCLFG, encoded by the exons atgatacatgagcagaagattctagaactcaccaacaagatgctggagctgctgactggagag gttcctataaggtgtcaggatgtcgctgtctatttctccatggaggagtgggagtatttagaaggagacgaggatcggtacaaggaggtgatgatggaggacccccggcccccccggacatcacatg atggatccagtaggagaaatccccccgagagatgtcccctgagtcctctgtattcccaggactgcctggaggagaatgtcccagacagtcagcag ggagaagatgtgactgatattaaagcggaggctgaagaagagaggatgaggggccatcacctgtgtaagagggaagtggaggaggagattccaggaggtgttaccacag AAAATAATAGTAAGAACCTTGAAGAAAACTTCATGTTGTCAGTAAACTATAAAGTAGAAGATGAAGATATGGTATACACCCAtaatgtacatccaggacgtcacagtacagatccatcatataacGCTTCGAATCATGAGGAACCTTCGGACCCATCACGGATTGTGACCACAAGTACCAGCCAGAAAGAGGGGGAAAGGTTTCATTGGGAAGATAGAAAAGAGTTTAATCAGAGCTCAGATCTTCTTACACAGAGAAGATTTTACCTAGGAAAtgagccatattcatgtttagaaCATGGAGAATATTTCAATGATAAATCAAATTTTGTTACATATGAGAGAAGTCACACTGAAGAGAAGTCATTtatatgtccagaatgtgggaaatgttttagcaatAAATCAAATCTTGCAAAACatgaaaaaattcacacaggagagaagccgtattcatgttcagaatgtgagaaatcttTTATATCGAAAGCCAAACTAAGTtatcatcagagaagtcacacaggagagaagccatattcatgtgcagaatgtgggaaatgttttatcaatAAATCAAATCTTATTACACATCAGAaaatccacacaggagagaaaccatattcatgttcagaatgtgaaaaatgttttgtttctaAAGCCAAACTTCATGGTCATCaaagaagtcacacaggggagaagccattttcttgttcagaatgtgggaaatgttttgtttCTAAAGCCAAACTTCGTgatcatcagagaagtcacacaggagagaagccgtattcatgttcagaatgtgggaaatgttttaaagatAAATCAACTCTGGTTCAACATGagggaattcacacaggagagaagccttattcatgtttagaatgtggtaAGTGTTTTCTGAAAAAAGAGCATTTTGTTGTACATCAAAGGATTCATACGGGAGAGAAGCCGtactcatgttcagaatgtgcgaAAAGTTTTACAGACAAATCAAGTTATGTAAGACATAAGCAAATTCACACAAGAGACCAGACATATTCATGCTCTGAATGTGGCAAGAGTTTTATGAATAAAGACAATCTAAttagacatcagagaagtcacacgggagagaagccgtattcatgttcagaatgtgcgaAAAGTTTTACAGACAAATCAAATTATATAAGACATAagcgaattcacacaggagagaagccatattcatgctctgaATGTGGCAAGAGTTTTATGAATAAAGAAAATCtaattagacatcagagaattcacattggagaaaagccatattcatgttcagaatgtggtaaaTATTTTACAGATGAATCAAGTCTTATTAGACATCAAAGAAATCATACGAGAGAAAAGCTgtattcatgttcagagtgtAGTAAATGTTTCATGAAAAAAAGCGCTTTTGTTGTCCATCAGAGAATCCATACTGGAGAAaagccatatatatgtgcagaatgCGAGAAACGTTTTTCAAATAAATCAAGTCtcattagacatcagagaattcacacaggagagaagccatattcatgtacagagtgtgggaaatgttttatttcaaAATCCAAATTTAATgatcatcagagaagtcacatggGGGAGTATATGGAAAATATCACCAATGAGCAGTGTCTTTTTGGCTGA